GTTACCGGATTTGCCAGGGGGCTACGGTGCGAGTCAGATTTTCTTGATGCCGCGTGATCCGCAGTGGGCTTACGCTTACTGGGATGTGGCGAACGAGCGTAAGGAAGAGTTGCGTCAGCAAGGTGGCCAGCAATTGGCGCTACGTTTGTACGATGTCACTGGAATTGATATCAATAATCAGTCGCCTCACAACTTGCAAGAGTATGGTTGTGATGAGATGACGCGTGAATGGTATTTGCCGATTCCGGTCAGCGATCGCGACTATATGTTGGAAATTGGTTATCGCACTTGGGATGGTCGCTGGTTGATGCTGGCACGTTCTGAGTCAATGCGGGTGCCGCCGGTATATCCCTCTGACTGGGTCGAAGATCACTTCGTTGCGGTTGATTGGGAGCAAGAGCTGCGTGGTCAAACGATTATGACCTTGGTGCCACCGAGTCAGAAGCCTGCGGCAACACCGGGTGCGATGCCCACTGCGCATGAATCAGTCTTCGGCATGGCAGCCGAGGCTGAAGCAATGCGGATGTCGGGTTCGCTCTACGGTTCGATGCAGCATATGCCGAGTTCGGCTCAGCCAATCGAATCCCTCAGCTCCTATGTCTTCCCTTCGGGCGTTGGCATGTGGGCGATGCCGAATGCTTCCGGCCTAACAATGTCGGGCGTCGGTATGGGTGCTTCGATGCCGCCGGTACAGCCGCGGAAGTTCTGGTTGATTGCCGATGCTGAGCTGATTGTTTACGGTGCAACTGAGCCAGATGCCACAGTCTATGTGGACGGTGAGCCGATCCAGCTCAACTCCGATGGAACATTCCGGTTCCAGGTCTCTTTCCAGGATGGTCAACTCCGCTTCCCAATCTTCGCAGTAGCCGCTGATGGTGAGCAGAACCGGGCGATTCATATGGACTTCGAGCGCCAGACGCTAGAGCGCCGGACGAATACGAAGGAAGAAGCACAACTGGAATGGCTGCCGAACTAGGCTGATGTTGCCAGCTCGGGAAATTCCAGGGTTGGCGCACGAGTTGTTTCAGTTGTTCAGTTATAACTGCTTGAGAATCCCTCACCATTTATGGTGGGGGATTTTTGGGGTCCTATGCGCCTGCATGCGAGAATAGGACGATTTCCAGCGCTGTTTATTTCTTGTTTGTTGCATGACTCCCCAAGAACTTCCGAATACCTTGGCTGCTTTATTTGGCGATGCCGTTCAAACCTTAGCGCCCGGTTCCTATCAGGTCGAAACCGAAGGGTTTCGGATGCTGGTGCTGTTATCTCAAGAGCAGGATTGGTTACGGGTGTTGTTGCCCGTTGCGCCCGCGATCGAAGCGATGCCATTTATGGAAGAATTGCTGGCGGCCAATTTCGATCGCACATTAGAAACCCGTTATGCGTTGCATCAAGACTTGCTCTGGGGGGTATTTCAGCATGGTTTAGAGGGTTTGACAGAAGCGGATTTGGGGCTGGCAATTCAGCGATTGGTGGAGTTACATCAACAGGGGATTGATCAGATTTTTGCGACCTTTGCGGAAAAGCGGGTGCGTGAGATTATCAAAGCGGCCAAGCAGCAGGGCCAAACTTTTGAAGCAACGCTACAAACCCTCGATCGGTTCTACGAAGAAGGTGTTATGGGCGATATCGCCGATGCGCCAGAAGAGCGGGAGCAGATGATGCGATCGTGGCATCACCAGCTAGAAAGACTTTGGGATGACGTAGAGCCATAATTTTCAGCTTGTTGGCCGCCGATATCCGACTGCGATGTGGACTGTAATGAATTGCCTTGGTCTGTTTCGCGTTGAGGCCGTTGGTGACGCTTGGGGGTGATCAGGAATGGTGATTGGTTGATGTATTAATGATCACCATCTTGATTGCATCTTGTTAAAAATACGGATTAGCCGCGTCATTTTGGGCATGCTTACCTACAATGCAATTGCTATCGCTCCGTTTCGGGTTTATCTGCATAAGATAGCGACGCGGTGAAGATAGTCTGTAGGACACACGTGAGATTCATTCACACTAAAGATTTGCTATGACAAACTTAACGACCCTTCTCCTCAACACTGGTATTGTCGATGCGATGCCAACGCTATTAGCTCAAACTTCTTCATATCCCTCCAGTGGCGAAGCCGCGGCTGTTTCTGCTGGTGCTAATCTCGTTTCACTGCTGTTTTATGCGGTCATCTATGCGTTCACAAGTTTTTGTGGCATGAAGATTCTACAGACGTTGAACTATGAAAATGCTTGGTTGGCTTGGGTGCCCATCGGTAATGTATATGCTTACTTGGAAGCTGGAGAGCAAGATCAGCCCATTGTCTGGACGATCGTTTCCTTGATTCCTTGTGTGGGTTTGATTTCGTTGATTAAGATCATTCCGGCCTGGATTAATATCTGTAACCAGCTGGGTAAGACACCAATGATCCTATGGGCGATTTTGGTGCCTTGCTTAGGGCCGTTCATTGTCTTTGGTTACTTGGCATTTGCCTAGCAACCAGCGGATCGGTTGATTTTTGTGAGGATCGTAATCGATGAAATTGAAGCAGCGAAAAACGCTTTTTCTGATCTTGATGACGCTAGCTGCCGGTGGTTCTATGACCCTGTATGGCTCGCTGGATGGCAGTTTTATGAGCAAGACAATGCAGATTGTGGTACTACAACAACTTGTTGGGGCTGCAATTTATTTGAGTTGTTTTGGGCCAAATTTAGTTCGTTCGAAATCACCCTTTGAATAGCGGCATCGTTGACTGTTTGGCTTTATGTTATCCGCACGTTTGAGCTTATCATCCGCTGAAAAGCGTCAGCGCTGGCTGTATCTGGCGCTGGTGTTGATTCCCCTGACGATCAGTTTGCTGAATCGTTGGGGGATTCGTTTTTCCTTCTGGGGCTGTCCACTGGTGGAGTGGGTGGGTGTACCTTGTATGGCTTGGGGGTTAACCCGATCGTTTTATGCGACTGCCCGCGGTGATTTGGTGCAGGCGATCGACTTCCACTTATTTGGGCCGTTGTTGGTAATTGGCTTGATGATTGCCACCGGGCATATTGGGTTGGAGTTGTTGAAGGGCCAACGACTGTCGACGTTTTATACGCCATGCATTCGCCGTCAGCGGACTTGGGTCTGGGGCTTTTTGATCATTATGGGTTATCACCTGACGCGGTTAGTCACCCTACAGAGCAGTGGCCAGATTCAGCAGTGGTTTGCGCAGTCGATCGTCGGGCAGTGGTTTTAGTTGTTTGTTGTGAATGCTGGGTGTGACGCTATTGTCTGAATCGCTTAAGGTTTCTGAATCGCTTAAGTTTAAAGAGCCGTTCCTTTGCTTTGACTTTTGCATGGATATTTTGCAACGCCTCCGAGAAGACTACCAGCGCTTTCCCCTTGACCAGAGCTATGACTTGTATGCTGCCGATGTTCGGTTTAAAGACCCAATGAACGAATTTCGGGGCGTTGATCGCTATCAAAAGATGATTGGGTTTATCCAGCGATTTTTTACGCAGCCGCAGTTGGAATTACATCATATTCAACAGTCCGGCCCCGAGATTCGGACTGACTGGACTTTAAGTTGGACGACGCCCTTGCCATGGCAGCCCCGGATTCGGATTTCCGGTTGGAGTGAGCTCCAACTTGATGCGGCGGGATTAATTTGTGCCCATATTGATTATTGGCATTGCTCGAAGCTGGATGTCCTAAAACAACATTTGCCGATCGGCAGGTAATCCTATCTCAATAACAGTCATTATTTTGTGACAACTTAACGGAGCAGAAATCGATTGAGCATAATTGGGTAGTGATGCATAGTGAGGAAAAACGGGAATTCTAATCACAGTTGTAGTTTGAGCGATTTCGACGATGGAATGTCCCCGCTGCCAATCCCAGTCGATCTCGAACAATGGACTGACGCACTATGGAAAACAACGCTATCGCTGCAAGGACTGTCGGCGTCAATTTGTGGAAAATCCCAGTCATCAGCCAATTACCCAAGCTCAACGCGAATTAGTTGACCGTCTGTTGCAGGAACGGCTGTCTCTAGCTGGGATTGCGTATGCAGCGCAAGTCTCCAAATGTTGGTTACAGTATTACGTTAATCAAAAGTATTATCAGGTCAATCAACAGGTTCAAGTTCGCCCCAAAAAAAGGCCCGTTAGTGCTGCAACTTGATGAACTCTGGTCTTTTGTCTATCGCAAACGCCACAAATATTGGGTGTGGCTCGCGATGGATGTCAAAACCCGCGAAATCGTGGGGGCATTTATTGCAATCTAAGTCCGGGTTAAGACAGAATGGGGGTGATTCCGCCACCCCAGTTTTGCCATGCCGTCACCCTACAGTTTAGACCTGCGTCATAAAGCGCTAGAAGCGATTGATCAGGGGCAGAAGAAATTGCATGTCAGCCGCATGTTTAATGTCAGTCGGAATACGCTGGACCTGTGGTTAAAGCGCCGCGAGCAGACTG
The sequence above is drawn from the Romeriopsis navalis LEGE 11480 genome and encodes:
- a CDS encoding DUF4912 domain-containing protein; this encodes MFSNSLPLTEMTLRQLRRVASLLGISRYSRMRKDQLLASIVEKQGDTDAQTMVETAKKDTDTTVDVALADVDAALPDLPGGYGASQIFLMPRDPQWAYAYWDVANERKEELRQQGGQQLALRLYDVTGIDINNQSPHNLQEYGCDEMTREWYLPIPVSDRDYMLEIGYRTWDGRWLMLARSESMRVPPVYPSDWVEDHFVAVDWEQELRGQTIMTLVPPSQKPAATPGAMPTAHESVFGMAAEAEAMRMSGSLYGSMQHMPSSAQPIESLSSYVFPSGVGMWAMPNASGLTMSGVGMGASMPPVQPRKFWLIADAELIVYGATEPDATVYVDGEPIQLNSDGTFRFQVSFQDGQLRFPIFAVAADGEQNRAIHMDFERQTLERRTNTKEEAQLEWLPN
- a CDS encoding DUF2752 domain-containing protein, which gives rise to MLSARLSLSSAEKRQRWLYLALVLIPLTISLLNRWGIRFSFWGCPLVEWVGVPCMAWGLTRSFYATARGDLVQAIDFHLFGPLLVIGLMIATGHIGLELLKGQRLSTFYTPCIRRQRTWVWGFLIIMGYHLTRLVTLQSSGQIQQWFAQSIVGQWF
- a CDS encoding DUF2358 domain-containing protein; the protein is MDILQRLREDYQRFPLDQSYDLYAADVRFKDPMNEFRGVDRYQKMIGFIQRFFTQPQLELHHIQQSGPEIRTDWTLSWTTPLPWQPRIRISGWSELQLDAAGLICAHIDYWHCSKLDVLKQHLPIGR
- a CDS encoding transposase — encoded protein: MPSPYSLDLRHKALEAIDQGQKKLHVSRMFNVSRNTLDLWLKRREQT